The genomic region CAGTTTCGCTGTTTGTGACCGGGCAGAACGGCCTCAGGCCAAACCCCAGAACCTATCAGGTGCTCAGCGCGCTGGTAAGCAGCATACGTTCCTTTCCCTTCGTGGTACTGATCGTGGCCATCATTCCTGTTACACGGTTTGTAACATCTTCTTCCATTGGCTGGGTGTCGGCCCTGCTGCCGCTTACTGTGGCCTCCACTCCGTTTTTTGGCAGAATGTTTGAAAACAGCCTGAAAGAAGTAAATCCTGCCCTCATTGAAGCCGCGCGTTCATTCGGCGCCAGTAATTTGCAGATTATCTTTCGGGTAGTTGTGCCCGCCACTCTCCCTTCGCTCATCAGTGCGTCCGTGCTTGGGGTCATCCATATGCTTGGGCTTTCTACCATTGCCGGGACAATGGGAGCAGGCGGCGTGGGGGCTTCAGCACTCATTTACGGCTACCAGAGCTTTAACGACACTGTAATGTATCTTCTCGTTTTTATAATGTTTGTTATCGTCATGGGTATTCAGGCTATAGGAGACAGGCTGTACAAGTCTGCAAGCTGACATGGCGCGCCGCAATAAAGCTAACACAAGGCTACCAGCATATAATAAATGATGAAAAAGGGATTTTACCAATGAAAAAGATTTTTGTTCTGCTTTCCGTCCTTGCCCTGCTGTGTCTGACCGCCTGCAATGAAACAAAGGAAAGTTCCAAGGCTGAGGCAAGCGCGCAGCCAAAAACGTTGCGATTGGCTTGCATGGCCTACAATGAGCCAGAAGTTCAGGCAGGGGTGAAGGCACTTGAAGCCATGAACTACAAGGTTCAAGTAATTGTTCTGCAAAATGCAACAATAATGTTTGAAGCCATCGACAATAACGAAATTGATGCCTCCCTGCACGCTCACAAGCCCTGGATGGACAGCTACAACAAAACAAAATCAAAAAGTATAACCATGCTTACGCCGTATATTCATAAAAACGTCTTTGGTATCTTTTCCTCAAAGCACAAAAATATCAGTGAGATAAAAGAAGGTTCCAGCATAGCCATTCCGCAGGACGAATCTAACATGAGCCGCTCTCTGTTTCTGCTGGAGGAACTGGGTTTCATCAAGCTCAAGCCCGGCGTCACCAATCCCACCGACCTTGATATCGAAAGCAACATAAAACAAATCGAGATCATAAAGCTCGATACGCATCAGGTTATTTCTGCCCTTCAGGATGTTGACGCGGCATGCAGCGCCAAGCTCTTTATCGTGAGCAACAAGGTGGCTGACTTTACAGAACTGGCCCAGTCCAGCGATCTGGACAAGTTTGGCGTGGGCTTCACTGTTTCCAGCGCCAACAAGGACGCCCCGTGGACCAGGGATCTCATCAAGGCATATACCACTGAAGATGTCCGCAATGCCATCAATGCCCTGTACAAGGGCGGCAGCGTTGCCGGGTTCTAGCCGCCTTCAGCGCAGCGTATCTGGCATTGTTTATCGTGCCGGATGCGGATTGTTGTCATTGATCGTAACCCTGCCGCGCAATGGCAGGACAAAAAGTGTAATCATATAGGCAAATGCACTTTGCTAAACAGGATGCTGCCATGAAAATCACCAAGATCGACATAGTGATACTGGATACCCCCAATAACCCGCCCCTGTGGCGACCAGTTCTTTGCCGTGTGTACACGGATAACGGCCTTTATGGTGATGGCGAGGCCGCACTTGCGTATGGGCGGGGCGCGTATGCTGCCTTTGGCATGATCCGCGAGCTTGCGCCCCTGTTGATCGGCAAAAATCCTCTGGACAATGAACCCATATGGGAAACGCTCTATAAATCCACATTCTGGGGGCAGAATGGCGGAGCCGTGGCTTTTGCCGGTATTTCAGCCCTTGATGTGGCCCTGTGGGATATCAAGGGCAAATACTACAAAGAACCGGTGTACAGGTTGCTCGGCGGCAAAAGGCGTGAAAAACTGCGCTGTTATGCCAGTCAGTTGCAGTTTGGATGGGATGAAGACGGTAAAAAGGCGGCAGTCAGCCCGGATGATTACGCGCGCTATGCCAAAAAAGCTGTTGGTGACGGCTATGATGCCATCAAAATTGACTTTTATGCCTTTGATGATAAGGGCAACCGCACCAACAGCGAGCAAACCACCCGCCTTCAGCCGCCGCATGTCATGCGCATGCTGCGCGATCGTATCAGTGCCGTGCGCGAAGCCATTGGCCCGGATGTGGATCTGATAATGGAAAATCACTCCTACACGGACGTGCAGTCTGCCATCCAGATCGGAAACATGGCCAAGGAATATGGCATTCTGATTTTTGAAGAACCTTGCACCCCGGAACCGTCACTGAACAAATATGTCCACGACAATCTGGGCATTCCCATTGCTCAGGGGGAGCGCATCTATGGCAGATGGGGTTTTGCTCCGTACTTTCACAATGCCTCCATTCAGATGATCCAGCCGGACATCGGCAACTGCGGCGGCATAACCGAAGCAAAAAAAATATGTGATATGGCCCACACCTATGACGTGGGTGTTCAGGTGCACGTGTGCTCAAGCCCCCTGCTTACGGCAGCGTCCCTGCATCTTGAGGCGGTGATTCCCAATTTCACCATCCACGAACACCATGTATACAACTTGCACGGCTATAACAAACGCCTGTGCAAGTACGACTACCAGCCGGTGAACGGTATGTTCAGCGTCCCGGAACTACCCGGACTTGGCAATGAGCTGACCCCCTGCGTTTTTGAAGAAGGCACACTGGTTACGGTAGAATAGCTGGCAGTCTCGCTGAAGGTGGGCTGCCGGGAGCTGTTTAAGCTCGCACAACCCGCTGCTGATACTTTTCTGGTATAAAAGAGCGGGCATATGGCCAAGTGTATGCACGCTCTTTTGTGCCAGCGTTGATAACGCCCA from Desulfovibrio sp. UIB00 harbors:
- a CDS encoding methionine ABC transporter permease — protein: MEVVWAKILLPALVASGKMLLFGSLLGGFFGFLLAVSLFVTGQNGLRPNPRTYQVLSALVSSIRSFPFVVLIVAIIPVTRFVTSSSIGWVSALLPLTVASTPFFGRMFENSLKEVNPALIEAARSFGASNLQIIFRVVVPATLPSLISASVLGVIHMLGLSTIAGTMGAGGVGASALIYGYQSFNDTVMYLLVFIMFVIVMGIQAIGDRLYKSAS
- a CDS encoding mandelate racemase/muconate lactonizing enzyme family protein — protein: MKITKIDIVILDTPNNPPLWRPVLCRVYTDNGLYGDGEAALAYGRGAYAAFGMIRELAPLLIGKNPLDNEPIWETLYKSTFWGQNGGAVAFAGISALDVALWDIKGKYYKEPVYRLLGGKRREKLRCYASQLQFGWDEDGKKAAVSPDDYARYAKKAVGDGYDAIKIDFYAFDDKGNRTNSEQTTRLQPPHVMRMLRDRISAVREAIGPDVDLIMENHSYTDVQSAIQIGNMAKEYGILIFEEPCTPEPSLNKYVHDNLGIPIAQGERIYGRWGFAPYFHNASIQMIQPDIGNCGGITEAKKICDMAHTYDVGVQVHVCSSPLLTAASLHLEAVIPNFTIHEHHVYNLHGYNKRLCKYDYQPVNGMFSVPELPGLGNELTPCVFEEGTLVTVE
- a CDS encoding MetQ/NlpA family ABC transporter substrate-binding protein, whose translation is MKKIFVLLSVLALLCLTACNETKESSKAEASAQPKTLRLACMAYNEPEVQAGVKALEAMNYKVQVIVLQNATIMFEAIDNNEIDASLHAHKPWMDSYNKTKSKSITMLTPYIHKNVFGIFSSKHKNISEIKEGSSIAIPQDESNMSRSLFLLEELGFIKLKPGVTNPTDLDIESNIKQIEIIKLDTHQVISALQDVDAACSAKLFIVSNKVADFTELAQSSDLDKFGVGFTVSSANKDAPWTRDLIKAYTTEDVRNAINALYKGGSVAGF